One window of Staphylococcus chromogenes genomic DNA carries:
- a CDS encoding dicarboxylate/amino acid:cation symporter has translation MKFKGLTMKIVIALILGISIGSLFNFFEGAQWVSFINKYILNVIGQIFLNLIFMLVVPVVFVSIVLGVIGVGDPKLLGGIGLKTMVFFLTTTALAITLAMILALIVKPGAGHSDLLKSEEVASYQKQLDSQKSGADSPMNQTFDQTLINFFPKNAVQAMTEGNMLQIITFAIFIGIGIMMVGEKGKIVHKFFEQFNEVLMYIISMIMNVFAPIGTFGLVAHAFTEAGFGAIRQLGLYFIVVLAALFIHFFVVYGGAVKFLARRSPMEFFKGFLPAITVGFGGSSSNAALPVSMECTKRLGVRPEIASFVQPLGATINMDGTAIMQGVATIFIAQLMGADLTLLQLITVVAIAVIASVGTAGVPGVGLIMLAMVLTAVGLNPAAIGIILGIDRLLDMTRTAVNITGDAACALILSEREGRKLKGNMHVE, from the coding sequence ATGAAGTTTAAAGGACTTACAATGAAGATTGTAATTGCACTTATTTTAGGGATTTCAATCGGTTCGTTATTTAATTTCTTTGAAGGGGCTCAGTGGGTTTCATTCATCAATAAATATATTTTAAATGTAATTGGACAAATCTTTTTAAATTTAATCTTTATGCTTGTTGTGCCTGTTGTTTTTGTCTCAATAGTGCTAGGCGTAATTGGTGTAGGTGATCCGAAGTTGCTAGGTGGCATTGGATTAAAAACAATGGTTTTCTTCTTAACAACGACTGCGTTAGCGATTACACTTGCCATGATTTTAGCTTTAATTGTTAAACCAGGTGCAGGGCATTCGGATTTATTAAAAAGTGAAGAAGTAGCATCTTACCAAAAACAATTAGATAGTCAAAAATCAGGTGCTGACTCACCGATGAATCAAACATTTGATCAAACGTTAATTAATTTCTTCCCAAAAAATGCTGTACAAGCAATGACTGAAGGGAACATGCTTCAAATTATTACATTTGCCATCTTTATCGGTATTGGAATTATGATGGTTGGTGAAAAAGGAAAAATTGTACATAAATTCTTTGAACAATTTAATGAAGTCCTAATGTATATAATTTCCATGATTATGAACGTTTTTGCGCCAATTGGTACTTTTGGTTTAGTCGCGCATGCTTTTACAGAAGCAGGTTTTGGGGCAATACGACAACTCGGATTATACTTTATCGTCGTCTTAGCTGCGTTATTTATCCATTTCTTCGTTGTCTATGGAGGTGCTGTTAAATTTCTTGCACGTCGTAGTCCAATGGAATTTTTCAAAGGGTTTTTACCAGCGATTACAGTAGGATTTGGTGGATCAAGCTCAAACGCCGCATTACCAGTATCTATGGAATGTACGAAACGTTTGGGGGTTCGTCCTGAAATTGCAAGTTTCGTACAGCCTCTCGGAGCCACAATAAACATGGACGGTACAGCCATTATGCAGGGGGTGGCAACAATTTTTATCGCGCAGTTAATGGGTGCGGATTTAACGTTACTTCAATTGATTACTGTAGTAGCAATTGCGGTTATCGCATCGGTTGGAACAGCAGGTGTTCCTGGCGTGGGTCTCATTATGTTAGCAATGGTGTTAACAGCAGTAGGTTTGAACCCAGCGGCAATTGGTATCATCTTGGGTATTGACCGATTATTAGATATGACACGTACAGCGGTTAACATTACTGGGGATGCAGCGTGTGCATTAATTTTATCTGAACGTGAAGGACGTAAATTAAAAGGAAATATGCATGTTGAGTAA
- a CDS encoding asparagine synthase-related protein has product MERDYWNNNYSEFVKFEVKENYYYDYLKSMYVDLIMYDCHFEDRLASFWGLENRVPFLDYDLVNFSINLSPKQQKIAV; this is encoded by the coding sequence ATGGAGAGGGATTACTGGAATAATAACTACTCAGAATTTGTGAAGTTTGAGGTCAAAGAAAATTACTATTATGATTACTTGAAATCTATGTATGTAGATTTAATAATGTATGATTGTCATTTTGAAGATCGTTTAGCATCATTTTGGGGGTTAGAAAACAGAGTCCCATTTCTAGATTATGATCTAGTGAATTTTTCGATTAATTTGTCACCAAAGCAACAAAAAATTGCTGTATGA
- a CDS encoding response regulator, whose product MKQIALVDDHYIVRQGLEFLLSTKEDIEVVGSYGNGYDVLTALKTSQIAPELILVDLVMPEMNGIELIHELKQNYPTIKVLVLTSYVDDEHVMSALEEGADGYQMKDVEAEQLIDAIERVMAGERVVHKEAEAVMNNVQSKPHHLNKLSKRETEVLKEMAQGKTNKEIAAQLFVSEKTVKTHVSHIFNKLEVSDRTQAAIYAMENHLI is encoded by the coding sequence ATGAAACAAATTGCACTTGTAGATGATCATTATATTGTAAGACAAGGGTTAGAGTTTTTATTATCAACAAAAGAAGATATAGAGGTTGTGGGCAGTTATGGAAATGGCTATGATGTTTTAACAGCATTAAAAACATCCCAAATTGCTCCAGAGCTTATACTTGTTGATCTTGTCATGCCTGAGATGAATGGAATAGAATTGATTCATGAGCTGAAACAAAACTATCCCACGATTAAAGTATTAGTATTGACGAGCTATGTCGATGATGAACATGTTATGTCTGCCTTAGAAGAGGGAGCAGACGGGTACCAAATGAAAGATGTAGAAGCAGAACAATTGATCGATGCGATTGAACGTGTAATGGCAGGGGAGCGTGTGGTACATAAAGAAGCTGAAGCTGTAATGAACAATGTACAAAGTAAACCCCATCACTTAAACAAGCTCTCTAAACGAGAAACCGAAGTATTGAAAGAAATGGCGCAAGGTAAAACAAATAAAGAAATTGCTGCACAGTTGTTTGTCTCTGAAAAAACAGTTAAAACACATGTCAGTCATATTTTTAATAAATTAGAAGTATCCGATCGAACACAAGCAGCGATATATGCGATGGAAAATCATTTAATATAG
- a CDS encoding fibrinogen-binding adhesin SdrG C-terminal domain-containing protein produces MKKKIKQKHAIRKYKAGASSVLLGLFVFLGLMTEEKAKAAEIIPGQSEMTKKKNEGATNNETTGSTNSSSSMTTTDAVTTTEESSSNVNELATEAENNKPVPSEDRVEANSTIDAQVYTNTNDSNITNTQTNTNETSTEIKPTNQTTTSYTTQDIPQQRITPSQSSASATPQSSDMSQQKIVPTPEDTFSSSQTSADKIQQTALDNTSLTTPETTQSHSTTSISTGNDITQNVQIIKSEIEGKDTVNPHNAERVTLKYDWQFPNGMKEGDYFDFSISNNVNTHGISSTRKLPELKNGSVVMATGQLLDEHNIRYTFTDYIDNKVNVVGSLSLNLFIDPKEVTTEGKQTITSQLNGKATTKDVNIAYLNGINNRGLNINGSIEYINKETNTFKHIAYVNPIKNTIQNPIINGNVTSGIPTTGQPTVKVFEYIGQSPLNQSVYADTSDTQNFKDVTSTLTDKLSITNGSYTLAMNQLDKTYIITYEGQYMSEANELNFLTQFAGYPSTYPYYYTTVKWENGVVFYKNNGTGQGTDQPLLESNLISFTEDSGDGVIRGQYEGPMVEVEEDEYNETFDSQPDDVTGFNPNIIEEHEDSAPIDFEEDTGTEEITGAYNGAMEFEEESNYIDFIEDTTQEGMSGSNTNEVIEEVEENNLVEYEEDTTPEGMSGSNTNEVTEEVEENNLVEFEEGTTPEGMSGSNTGEATEEVEENNLVETERTLEPKEDTPRGGAPTIKLDFNSKMNHFNAPKTNKDAYETPSELENNQKQPLLKEQTSPQNEDSKITEENELTEIVPENPIVEEDTENKINHSIIEEDTENKLNHSIGEENETPSESNINDAYVDSNKNQDRNTKTKRNQNKLEKIPQNEINQNHQPKETIISENQPEIDENNDSKKTNTTTTTSQDAPKKVKSVNPINNVANNSYNAEHDSKYTYTKVSKEMNTQANEDRFGLEEKEKTSQNTTQDKKELPETGNTSKPTGLIAFFMALTGLMLVFRKRKKEDK; encoded by the coding sequence TTGAAAAAAAAGATAAAACAAAAACATGCGATTCGTAAATATAAAGCGGGAGCTTCATCGGTATTGTTAGGCCTTTTCGTGTTTCTGGGATTAATGACGGAAGAAAAAGCGAAAGCGGCGGAAATCATCCCAGGTCAAAGTGAGATGACAAAGAAAAAAAACGAAGGTGCGACAAATAACGAAACTACTGGAAGTACAAACTCGAGTTCAAGCATGACAACGACAGACGCTGTCACAACTACTGAGGAAAGTTCTTCTAATGTCAATGAGTTGGCAACTGAAGCTGAGAACAATAAGCCTGTTCCATCCGAAGATCGTGTAGAAGCAAATTCTACGATAGACGCTCAAGTTTACACTAATACGAATGATTCTAACATAACGAATACTCAAACAAATACTAATGAGACATCTACTGAAATTAAACCCACAAATCAAACCACTACAAGTTATACAACTCAAGACATTCCTCAACAAAGAATTACACCATCGCAAAGCAGTGCATCCGCCACTCCTCAATCATCGGACATGTCACAACAAAAAATTGTACCCACGCCAGAAGATACGTTTTCATCAAGCCAAACATCAGCAGATAAGATTCAACAAACAGCATTAGACAACACCTCCTTAACAACACCAGAAACCACTCAAAGCCATTCAACAACTTCTATTTCTACAGGCAACGACATAACGCAAAATGTTCAAATTATTAAGTCAGAAATAGAAGGTAAAGACACAGTCAATCCTCATAACGCTGAACGTGTAACGTTGAAATATGATTGGCAATTTCCAAATGGTATGAAAGAAGGAGATTACTTTGATTTTTCAATCTCAAATAATGTGAATACCCATGGGATTTCATCTACACGAAAATTGCCTGAATTAAAAAATGGCTCTGTCGTCATGGCAACGGGGCAATTATTAGACGAGCATAATATTCGATATACATTTACAGATTATATTGACAATAAAGTAAATGTTGTTGGTTCATTAAGTTTGAATTTATTTATTGATCCTAAAGAAGTAACGACTGAAGGGAAGCAGACGATTACTTCACAATTAAATGGAAAAGCGACAACTAAAGATGTAAATATCGCTTACCTCAATGGCATTAATAATAGAGGTCTGAATATTAACGGTTCAATAGAATATATAAATAAAGAGACAAACACTTTTAAACATATTGCTTACGTAAATCCAATCAAAAATACCATTCAAAATCCAATAATAAATGGAAATGTGACAAGTGGTATACCCACAACTGGTCAGCCGACTGTGAAAGTATTTGAATATATAGGGCAATCCCCATTAAATCAAAGTGTTTATGCGGATACTTCTGATACGCAAAACTTTAAAGATGTCACTTCGACATTGACTGATAAACTCTCAATCACTAATGGTAGTTACACATTAGCTATGAATCAGCTTGATAAAACTTATATTATAACTTATGAAGGTCAATATATGAGTGAGGCGAATGAATTAAATTTCCTTACTCAGTTCGCAGGCTATCCATCAACATATCCTTATTACTATACAACAGTTAAATGGGAAAATGGTGTTGTATTCTATAAAAATAATGGAACAGGTCAAGGTACAGACCAGCCCCTTTTAGAATCCAATTTGATTAGCTTTACAGAAGATAGTGGTGACGGCGTGATCCGTGGTCAATATGAGGGGCCAATGGTAGAAGTTGAGGAAGACGAATACAATGAAACATTTGATTCTCAACCAGATGACGTTACAGGATTCAATCCAAATATTATTGAAGAACATGAAGACAGCGCCCCAATCGATTTTGAAGAAGACACAGGCACAGAAGAAATAACAGGTGCATATAATGGTGCGATGGAATTTGAAGAAGAGAGTAACTATATCGACTTTATTGAAGATACAACGCAAGAGGGAATGAGCGGCTCAAATACGAATGAAGTGATAGAAGAGGTAGAAGAAAATAACCTCGTAGAGTACGAAGAAGACACGACACCAGAAGGAATGAGTGGCTCAAATACGAATGAAGTGACGGAAGAAGTAGAAGAGAACAACCTTGTGGAATTTGAGGAAGGCACAACACCAGAAGGAATGAGTGGCTCGAATACAGGTGAAGCGACAGAAGAAGTAGAAGAGAACAACTTAGTTGAAACAGAAAGAACACTCGAACCTAAAGAAGATACACCTAGGGGTGGAGCGCCTACAATAAAATTGGATTTTAATTCTAAAATGAATCATTTTAACGCACCAAAAACAAATAAGGATGCATATGAGACACCATCAGAGCTTGAAAATAATCAAAAACAACCCCTGTTAAAAGAACAAACTTCTCCACAAAATGAGGATTCAAAAATTACAGAAGAAAATGAACTTACTGAAATAGTTCCTGAAAATCCAATAGTAGAAGAGGATACTGAAAATAAAATTAACCATTCTATAATTGAAGAGGATACTGAAAATAAATTAAACCACTCTATAGGTGAAGAGAATGAAACACCTTCTGAATCAAATATAAATGACGCTTATGTTGATAGTAATAAGAACCAAGACAGAAATACTAAAACGAAGCGAAATCAAAATAAATTAGAGAAGATTCCTCAAAATGAAATTAATCAAAATCATCAACCTAAAGAGACAATAATAAGTGAAAATCAACCGGAAATTGATGAGAATAACGATTCGAAAAAAACGAACACAACAACAACAACTTCTCAGGATGCTCCTAAGAAAGTTAAATCTGTGAATCCAATTAATAATGTGGCTAACAATAGTTATAATGCTGAGCATGATTCAAAATATACGTATACTAAAGTTTCTAAGGAAATGAATACTCAAGCAAATGAGGATAGATTTGGTTTAGAAGAAAAAGAGAAAACTTCTCAAAATACAACACAAGATAAGAAAGAATTACCAGAAACTGGAAATACATCAAAACCAACTGGCTTAATCGCTTTCTTCATGGCATTGACAGGATTAATGTTAGTCTTTAGAAAACGTAAAAAAGAAGACAAATAG
- a CDS encoding GAF domain-containing sensor histidine kinase, protein MEKPTRLALLKEIAEFLNEETELEPMLHGALESLIQGSDFTTGWVFFIDENGAHTLEADVALPKALTNHNCKYMTEGSCWCVQSYHNKKLTKASNIINCSRINLASQEFKDETEDITHHATVPLRSGNEQFGLLNVATPHTQRYSDEDLELLESVAFQIGSAIKRIYLTNQEKEAALINERNRLARDLHDSVNQMLFSLKLTAHAAGQISQEATSKKAFRQIEQTSQNAVNEMRALIWQLKPVGLEQGLVHAIKQYAKLIHINVDIKVHGLIDLDRKIETHTYRIIQEAMNNSKKHANVSIVYVHLNQTDDQLQVQISDKGQGFNPLHLDERGHHGLSHMRQRVALMNGHINVRSNSGVCIDLDIPIHHKGSD, encoded by the coding sequence CCAACACGACTTGCCTTATTGAAAGAAATTGCTGAATTTTTAAATGAAGAAACGGAATTGGAACCGATGTTGCATGGGGCACTTGAATCTTTAATTCAAGGGAGTGACTTTACGACCGGCTGGGTCTTTTTTATTGATGAGAATGGGGCCCACACGTTAGAAGCAGATGTCGCATTACCCAAAGCCTTAACGAATCACAATTGTAAATATATGACAGAGGGTTCATGTTGGTGTGTGCAATCCTACCATAACAAAAAACTAACAAAAGCTTCTAATATCATCAACTGTTCAAGAATCAACCTAGCGAGCCAAGAGTTTAAAGATGAGACTGAAGACATTACACATCATGCGACAGTTCCTTTAAGATCAGGCAATGAACAATTTGGTTTACTTAATGTCGCAACACCTCACACCCAACGCTATTCAGATGAAGATTTAGAATTGCTTGAATCAGTTGCGTTCCAAATTGGTTCTGCAATTAAACGCATTTATTTAACAAATCAAGAAAAAGAAGCGGCCCTTATCAATGAACGTAATCGACTGGCGCGGGATTTACATGATTCAGTAAATCAAATGTTGTTCTCTTTAAAATTGACTGCACATGCTGCAGGTCAAATTTCTCAAGAAGCAACCTCAAAAAAGGCCTTTCGCCAAATAGAACAAACAAGCCAAAATGCCGTGAATGAAATGAGGGCGCTCATATGGCAATTAAAGCCCGTGGGTTTAGAGCAAGGTTTAGTACATGCAATCAAGCAATATGCGAAATTAATTCATATCAATGTCGATATTAAAGTGCATGGTTTAATTGATTTAGACCGAAAAATCGAAACACATACGTATCGTATTATTCAAGAGGCGATGAATAATAGTAAAAAACACGCCAATGTGTCTATAGTATATGTCCATCTGAATCAAACGGATGACCAATTACAAGTTCAAATTTCTGATAAAGGTCAAGGATTTAATCCGTTACATCTTGATGAGCGAGGGCATCATGGTCTTTCACATATGAGACAACGTGTCGCACTAATGAATGGACATATCAATGTGCGCTCAAACTCAGGGGTTTGTATAGATTTAGATATTCCAATTCACCACAAAGGAAGTGATTAG
- a CDS encoding MFS transporter codes for MKNLYIVSLLRGITIGFYAPIWIIYLYNSGYNLFLLGVIGTVFEIMKFVFEIPSGAISDKFGIKYNLIASFFCLSITWFLFPFSSNLMILIILLLTWTLSETLFSGTFESWISKETEKSDFTRVLFNNTKIFILFIIIISPLASFIYKINEFLPFILAAMSSLILILYLIFFVKIRKSEQNEIEDCNSIIDIIKNASVAMLKNTRTMNIIIASFFFAFVIDTIDRYWQPFFQHINIDESAFGFVTTVGGITLLILLHIFSVFDNQLNRVPERYNVLITFISILLILLLSIGKKVVAFFSVSLVTIADDLMNAVINNAINQEMSDKSTSMATIFSLNGASGALGEILSGVIFGFLILKSGYNLTFIYCSALLVIPLILYIYNVKLVNKKSASIPKVEKN; via the coding sequence ATGAAAAACCTATATATAGTTTCATTATTAAGAGGTATTACTATAGGTTTTTACGCTCCTATTTGGATTATATATTTGTATAATTCTGGTTATAATCTTTTTCTGTTGGGAGTAATAGGAACTGTTTTTGAAATAATGAAATTTGTATTTGAAATACCATCTGGAGCTATTTCTGACAAGTTTGGAATTAAATATAATTTAATAGCTTCATTTTTCTGTCTTTCGATTACTTGGTTTTTATTTCCGTTTTCTTCAAATTTAATGATACTGATTATACTGTTGCTAACCTGGACATTATCAGAAACTTTATTTTCTGGAACATTTGAATCATGGATTAGTAAAGAAACGGAAAAAAGTGACTTTACACGAGTACTTTTTAATAATACAAAGATATTTATACTATTTATCATTATAATTTCTCCTTTAGCTAGTTTTATTTATAAAATAAACGAATTCTTGCCATTTATATTAGCAGCAATGAGTTCATTAATATTAATCTTATATTTAATCTTTTTTGTGAAAATTAGAAAAAGCGAGCAAAATGAAATAGAAGATTGTAATTCTATAATTGATATCATCAAAAATGCAAGTGTTGCAATGTTAAAAAACACAAGGACAATGAACATTATAATAGCTAGCTTTTTCTTTGCTTTTGTTATAGATACAATTGATAGGTATTGGCAACCTTTTTTTCAGCATATAAACATCGATGAAAGCGCATTTGGTTTTGTCACAACAGTTGGAGGTATCACCTTATTAATACTTTTACACATCTTTTCTGTTTTTGATAATCAATTAAATCGAGTGCCGGAAAGATATAATGTTCTAATAACATTTATATCTATATTGCTTATTTTATTATTATCTATAGGAAAAAAAGTCGTTGCATTTTTTAGTGTTTCTCTAGTGACAATAGCAGATGATTTAATGAATGCTGTAATTAACAATGCTATAAATCAAGAAATGTCTGATAAATCAACAAGTATGGCAACTATATTTTCTTTAAATGGCGCTTCAGGAGCATTAGGAGAAATTCTATCGGGTGTAATATTTGGATTTTTGATTTTAAAATCAGGATATAATTTGACCTTCATTTATTGTTCTGCTCTACTAGTAATACCATTAATTCTTTATATTTATAATGTGAAGTTAGTCAATAAAAAAAGTGCTTCTATCCCGAAAGTCGAAAAAAATTAG
- a CDS encoding cation diffusion facilitator family transporter, with the protein MQIEYKISQAKKGAYLSIVTYTALTILKIVYGWLANSHGLTADGINNATDVISSVAILIALYISQKPVDKNHPYGHYRSEFIASLIASFIMFAVSIQVITTGIRHFYEGTFQQPSYSAVIVGVLSAVIMFIVFVINRNISKKVNSSTLKAASYDNLSDALVSVGTVIGVLGVYMGVPMLDTIAAIIIGLLIMKTSIDIFKETAITLTDGYDEEELDHIHRIISHIDGIYEIRDIKARSHGVMSFIDVTVSVNPKLNVVESHEISDRIEHQLQQRLGEVETIVHIEPHTSEF; encoded by the coding sequence GTGCAGATAGAATATAAAATTTCTCAGGCTAAAAAAGGAGCCTATTTAAGTATCGTGACTTATACCGCATTAACTATTTTAAAAATAGTCTATGGTTGGTTAGCAAACAGTCACGGCCTCACCGCTGACGGGATAAATAATGCAACTGATGTTATCAGTTCCGTTGCAATCCTTATCGCATTGTATATTTCTCAAAAGCCCGTTGATAAGAACCACCCTTATGGACATTATCGATCTGAATTTATCGCTTCCTTAATTGCATCATTTATTATGTTTGCGGTGAGTATACAAGTTATTACGACGGGCATTCGTCACTTTTATGAAGGAACTTTTCAACAACCTAGTTACTCAGCGGTCATTGTCGGCGTCCTGTCAGCAGTCATCATGTTTATTGTGTTTGTTATCAATAGAAATATTTCTAAAAAAGTGAACAGTAGTACGTTAAAAGCAGCCAGCTATGATAATTTGTCCGATGCACTCGTATCAGTGGGAACCGTTATTGGTGTATTAGGAGTTTATATGGGTGTTCCGATGTTGGATACAATTGCAGCCATTATTATCGGTTTACTCATTATGAAGACGAGTATTGATATTTTTAAAGAAACAGCGATTACTCTCACTGATGGGTATGATGAAGAGGAATTAGACCATATTCATCGTATTATTTCACATATTGATGGCATTTATGAAATTAGAGATATTAAAGCAAGAAGTCATGGCGTTATGTCATTCATTGACGTTACTGTTTCCGTAAACCCAAAATTAAATGTTGTTGAAAGTCATGAAATTTCTGATCGCATTGAACATCAACTTCAACAGCGTTTAGGCGAAGTAGAAACCATTGTTCATATCGAACCGCATACATCCGAATTTTAA
- a CDS encoding fibrinogen-binding adhesin SdrG C-terminal domain-containing protein, whose amino-acid sequence MNNNVKTTHGIRKYKIGVASVVLGTVIFLANHSSSEVKAAEVDTVGPDTLQQTTQVNTNLKNENLTKSETPVQSNQHLQKNVDLKTNEGIERHQTKSIAQPVKHEASQMTQNEDIQTTKVANDVQPTISPRSSNPQPQIQKASPISQDTINNTFKHIAFVSNLNNQVKSGTLIGNVLSQQVKAGNPIVKIYEAMGHGLLNPSVFADTTNTKAFKDITPKMVNNIYYTNNGYQMDIEDLSKNYVVVTEGKYAKDAHLLKYQTQLIGYPNMFSGYRTAHMGWTNVLKFYKNNAAGYGTTTSNLDKDDFIVNDEKSKEILKGKENTRKTDSWNDGNIKIVEPKKDPWNDGNIKIIEPKKEAPNADSDDFILKDEGLNKILKGEPKAPKKDPWNDGNIKIVEPKKEQLQSPKKDPWNDGNIKIIEPKKETPNVDSDDFILKDEDLKKILKGEPKAPKKDPWNDGNIKIIEPKKEKEQPKNEMPQPNGPSEKENKPQPKDKMETPKPEVEKKQEMIPKKEHSGEKTPKNETPKILEPEVEKKAPHMERQSDTNLPKAHLESEMHPSMNKQYEMYSKMMTPQNTHKENKQMKSQDSEHKNDKMLPETGHDSSTQTTGIIGAFLTIFGLATLIKRRKHSKQ is encoded by the coding sequence ATGAACAACAATGTCAAAACAACACATGGAATTCGAAAATACAAAATTGGAGTAGCGTCTGTCGTATTAGGGACAGTCATCTTTTTAGCAAACCATAGTTCAAGTGAGGTTAAAGCTGCAGAAGTTGATACTGTAGGACCAGACACACTACAACAAACAACCCAAGTCAACACAAATTTAAAAAATGAAAATTTAACTAAATCAGAGACTCCAGTACAAAGTAACCAACATCTGCAAAAGAACGTAGATTTAAAAACGAATGAAGGTATAGAGCGTCATCAAACTAAATCAATCGCACAACCAGTAAAACATGAAGCATCTCAAATGACACAAAATGAAGATATTCAAACAACTAAAGTTGCTAATGATGTTCAACCAACGATATCACCAAGATCTTCAAACCCTCAACCACAGATTCAAAAAGCATCGCCTATTTCTCAAGACACTATCAACAATACATTCAAGCATATTGCTTTCGTCAGTAACCTAAACAACCAAGTGAAAAGTGGGACGCTTATTGGCAACGTTCTTAGTCAACAAGTTAAGGCAGGTAACCCTATAGTAAAAATTTACGAAGCCATGGGTCATGGGTTGTTAAATCCGAGTGTATTTGCAGATACAACGAATACAAAAGCATTTAAAGATATTACACCTAAAATGGTAAATAATATTTATTACACAAACAATGGATATCAAATGGACATAGAAGATTTAAGCAAAAATTATGTCGTTGTCACTGAAGGAAAATATGCAAAAGATGCGCACCTATTAAAATATCAGACACAACTTATTGGTTATCCTAATATGTTTAGTGGCTACAGAACAGCACATATGGGTTGGACGAACGTACTAAAATTTTATAAAAATAATGCAGCTGGTTATGGCACTACAACTTCCAATTTAGATAAAGACGATTTCATTGTAAATGACGAAAAATCAAAAGAGATTTTAAAAGGTAAAGAAAATACACGAAAAACAGATTCATGGAATGACGGCAACATCAAAATTGTTGAGCCTAAAAAAGATCCATGGAACGACGGCAACATCAAAATCATTGAACCAAAGAAAGAAGCACCGAATGCAGATTCAGATGATTTTATCTTAAAAGATGAAGGCTTAAATAAAATTTTAAAAGGTGAACCAAAAGCGCCTAAAAAAGATCCATGGAACGACGGCAATATTAAAATCGTTGAGCCGAAAAAAGAACAACTTCAATCACCGAAAAAAGATCCGTGGAACGACGGCAACATCAAAATCATTGAACCAAAGAAAGAAACACCGAATGTAGATTCAGATGACTTTATCTTAAAAGATGAAGACTTAAAAAAAATTTTAAAAGGTGAACCAAAAGCGCCTAAAAAAGATCCATGGAATGATGGTAACATTAAAATCATTGAACCAAAGAAAGAAAAAGAGCAGCCTAAAAATGAAATGCCTCAACCAAATGGACCATCAGAAAAAGAAAACAAACCACAACCTAAAGATAAAATGGAAACTCCGAAACCCGAAGTTGAGAAAAAACAAGAAATGATACCGAAAAAAGAGCATTCTGGAGAAAAAACACCTAAAAACGAAACACCAAAAATTTTAGAACCAGAAGTGGAGAAAAAAGCACCACACATGGAGCGTCAGTCAGACACAAACCTACCAAAGGCGCATTTGGAATCAGAAATGCATCCTTCAATGAATAAACAATATGAAATGTACTCAAAAATGATGACGCCACAGAACACGCATAAAGAAAACAAACAGATGAAAAGTCAGGATTCTGAGCATAAAAACGACAAAATGTTACCAGAAACGGGACATGATTCATCTACGCAAACAACAGGGATTATAGGGGCATTTTTAACTATCTTTGGTTTAGCTACTTTGATAAAACGTCGTAAACATTCAAAACAGTAA